One Xylanivirga thermophila genomic region harbors:
- a CDS encoding PDDEXK family nuclease, with protein MLESKIEARLKREVEDLGGLALKFTSPGMAGVPDRLVLLPKGKIYFVELKALGKNLRPLQLKRKEQLESLGFKVYVIDSYEKINVFLQEVVD; from the coding sequence ATTTTAGAGAGTAAAATAGAGGCTAGATTAAAACGGGAGGTAGAAGATTTAGGTGGCCTTGCACTTAAGTTCACCTCTCCAGGAATGGCAGGTGTGCCTGATAGATTAGTCTTACTACCAAAAGGAAAAATCTACTTTGTAGAACTAAAAGCACTTGGGAAAAATTTAAGGCCTCTCCAATTAAAAAGAAAAGAGCAACTGGAAAGCTTAGGCTTTAAAGTTTATGTAATAGATTCATATGAAAAAATAAATGTATTTTTACAGGAGGTGGTTGATTGA